Proteins encoded by one window of Nasonia vitripennis strain AsymCx chromosome 5, Nvit_psr_1.1, whole genome shotgun sequence:
- the LOC100124130 gene encoding probable aconitate hydratase, mitochondrial, whose protein sequence is MSYCTRILQAQKVASLAAEVQQRCFSTSPLTFAAAKVAMSKFDSTAYLPYDKLDENIKIVKKRLDRPLTLSEKILYSHLDEPQKQDIVRGTSYLRLRPDRVAMQDATAQMAMLQFISSGLPRVAVPSTIHCDHLIEAQLGGDKDLKRAKDINKEVYSFLKTAGAKYGVGFWNPGSGIIHQIILENYAFPGLLMIGTDSHTPNGGGLGGLCIGVGGADAVDVMANIPWELKCPKVIGVKLTGELKGWTSPKDIILKVAGILTVKGGTGAIVEYFGPGVDSISCTGMATICNMGAEIGATTSVFPYNDRMKDYLKATQRASIASAADQFKGSLLTADSNAKYDQVIELDLSTLEPHVNGPFTPDLANPISKLGAEAKKNGWPNEVKVGLIGSCTNSSYEDMGRCASIAKQAMKHGLKAKAAFNITPGSEQIRATIERDGISKVFREFGGTVLANACGPCIGQWDRQDIKKGDKNTIVTSYNRNFTGRNDANPSTHAFVTSPELVTALTLAGRLDFNPLTDKLKGADGKEFLLDSPYGDELPSKGFDPGMDTYDAPPADGSKVRVDVDPKSQRLQLLEPFDKWDGKDLTDLTVLIKVKGKCTTDHISAAGPWLKYRGHLDNISNNMFIGATNSENGEMNKIKNQLTGEWGGVPDVARHYKKNGIRWVAIGDDNYGEGSSREHAALEPRHLGGRAIIVKSFARIHETNLKKQGMLPLTFANASDYDKIQPTDKINILGLKDLAPGKPVKCEIKHKDGKVDTITLNHTLNEQQIEWFRAGSALNRMKEIAAGK, encoded by the exons AAAGTAGCTAGTTTGGCTGCTGAAGTACAACAAAGATGCTTCAGCACAAGCCCACTCACCTTTGCAGCCGCAAAGGTGGCTATGTCAAAATTCGACTCCACTGCTTACTTACCTTACGACAAATTGGATGAGAACATCAAAATTGTTAAGAAAAG GTTGGACAGGCCCTTGACTCTATCAGAAAAGATTTTGTACTCTCACTTGGATGAACCCCAGAAGCAGGACATTGTTCGTGGAACCAGCTATTTGCGTCTGCGTCCTGACCGTGTCGCTATGCAGGATGCTACGGCTCAAATGGCTATGCTCCAATTCATCAGCTCTg GACTACCAAGAGTTGCTGTTCCATCAACAATTCACTGCGATCACTTGATTGAAGCCCAGTTGGGTGGAGACAAAGATTTGAAGCGTGCCAAGGACATCAACAAGGAGGTTTACAGCTTCTTGAAAACTGCTGGTGCTAAATATGGTGTAGGCTTCTGGAATCCTGGATCTGGAATCATTCATCAGATCATCCTTGAGAACTATGCCTTCCCTGGTCTTCTCATGATTGGTACTGACTCTCACACTCCCAACGGAGGTGGTCTTGGTGGTCTATGCATTGGTGTTGGTGGTGCTGATGCTGTCGACGTTATGGCTAACATCCCATGGGAGCTTAAGTGTCCCAAG GTCATCGGTGTCAAGCTCACTGGAGAACTGAAAGGCTGGACTAGCCCCAAAGACATCATCCTTAAGGTCGCGGGAATCCTGACCGTCAAGGGTGGTACTGGTGCCATCGTTGAGTACTTTGGACCGGGTGTAGACAGCATCAGCTGCACCGGTATGGCCACCATCTGCAATATGGGTGCCGAGATCGGAGCCACCACATCCGTTTTCCCCTACAACGACAGAATGAAGGACTACCTTAAGGCCACCCAGCGTGCCAGCATCGCCTCCGCTGCAGACCAGTTCAAGGGATCGCTTCTGACTGCTGACAGCAACGCCAAGTACGACCAGGTTATCGAACTCGATCTGTCCACTCTCGAGCCTCACGTCAACGGACCTTTTACTCCTGATCTTGCTAATCCCATTTCGAAACTGG GCGCCGAGGCAAAGAAGAACGGTTGGCCCAATGAAGTTAAAGTTGGTCTCATCGGCTCCTGCACGAACAGCTCCTACGAAGACATGGGCAGGTGTGCCAGCATCGCCAAGCAGGCCATGAAGCACGGTCTGAAGGCTAAGGCCGCATTCAACATCACCCCCGGTTCCGAGCAAATCCGCGCCACCATCGAGCGTGACGGAATC tCCAAAGTCTTCAGAGAATTTGGAGGCACCGTTCTTGCCAACGCCTGCGGACCCTGCATCGGTCAGTGGGATCGACAGGACATCAAGAAAGGAGATAAGAACACCATTGTCACCTCTTATAATCGTAACTTCACCGGTAGAAACGACGCCAACCCCTCCACCCACGCCTTCGTCACCAGTCCCGAGCTCGTCACCGCTCTCACTTTAGCTGGACGTCTTGACTTCAACCCTCTGACTGACAAACTGAAGGGTGCTGATGGAAAGGAATTCCTCCTTGACAGTCCTTATG GCGACGAGCTACCGAGCAAAGGATTCGACCCCGGTATGGACACGTACGACGCGCCTCCAGCCGACGGAAGCAAAGTCAGAGTCGACGTTGACCCGAAATCCCAGCGTCTTCAGCTGTTGGAACCATTCGACAAATGGGACGGTAAAGATCTGACCGACTTGACTGTTTTGATCAAGGTCAAAGGAAAGTGCACGACCGATCACATTTCCGCTGCCGGACCTTGGCTCAAATACCGTGGACACTTGGATAACATATCCAACAACATGTTCATCGG TGCCACCAATTCCGAGAACGGTGAGATGAACAAGATCAAGAACCAGCTGACCGGTGAGTGGGGTGGTGTACCAGATGTGGCTCGTCACTACAAAAAGAACGGAATCAGGTGGGTCGCTATCGGTGACGACAACTACGGTGAGGGTTCCTCTCGGGAGCACGCCGCTCTTGAACCCCGTCATCTTGGTGGCCGTGCCATCATCGTCAAGAGCTTTGCCCGTATTCACGAGACCAACTTGAAGAAGCAGGGTATGCTTCCTCTTACCTTTGCCAACGCATCGGACTATGACAAGATTCAGCCGACCGACAAGATCAACATTCTCGGTTTGAAGGACCTCGCACCTGGAAAG ccCGTGAAATGCGAAATCAAGCACAAGGATGGCAAGGTAGATACCATCACCCTCAATCACACTCTCAACGAACAGCAAATCGAGTGGTTCAGAGCAGGTTCAGCTCTCAACCGCATGAAGGAAATTGCCGCTGGCAAGTGA